A stretch of Janibacter endophyticus DNA encodes these proteins:
- a CDS encoding ABC transporter substrate-binding protein: MAAALSKNMVRRIALTAGSGLVLTLAACGDSGSGSGGGGEGGGTIVIGYSAGISGGAAEYGINVQNGLQMAIDEINEAGVEIDGEKYTVTLESLDDQYQPSATGTNAQRLVQGEGASVVFIPHAGGIKAAQELNSSGRTDFLIGAYSSDPAILDSDNPLTVMIPPSFVSYIAPFIEKADTQGKGKLGLLATSSEFGQQWTKHATKAWEDAGGTVLDNNNVNYGTVSDFAGPVSKTLAGDPDVILVGGPSQPTAIVIEEARKQGFEGTFMILDQAKFEELEKFTDPENLNNSVGIAPLTEFEGTADWIKRYEDKYGSEKPVNADIALNYQALPIFIKAMEKAGTTDDPAAIREAIGESITEVDEKQRVAFAPSRISDKGHLLAEDLVAAYRTEDGKYEAFPVEQPEE, encoded by the coding sequence ATGGCCGCAGCACTGTCGAAGAACATGGTCCGCCGTATCGCCCTGACGGCGGGTAGCGGTCTGGTCCTCACGCTGGCCGCGTGCGGCGATTCCGGGTCCGGGTCCGGGGGTGGGGGCGAGGGTGGCGGCACGATCGTCATCGGGTACTCCGCCGGGATCAGCGGCGGAGCCGCCGAGTACGGCATCAACGTCCAGAACGGGCTCCAGATGGCCATCGACGAGATCAACGAGGCGGGTGTTGAGATCGATGGCGAGAAGTACACCGTCACGCTCGAGAGCCTCGACGACCAGTACCAGCCGAGCGCCACCGGGACCAACGCGCAGCGTCTCGTCCAGGGCGAAGGGGCCTCGGTCGTCTTCATCCCCCACGCCGGCGGCATCAAGGCGGCCCAGGAGCTCAACTCCTCCGGACGGACCGACTTCCTGATCGGCGCCTACAGCTCGGACCCGGCCATCCTCGACAGCGACAACCCGCTCACCGTGATGATCCCCCCGTCGTTCGTCAGCTACATCGCGCCCTTCATCGAGAAGGCCGACACCCAGGGCAAGGGCAAGCTCGGTCTCCTGGCGACGTCGAGCGAGTTCGGCCAGCAGTGGACCAAGCACGCTACGAAGGCCTGGGAGGACGCAGGCGGTACGGTGCTGGACAACAACAACGTCAACTACGGCACGGTGTCCGACTTCGCCGGCCCGGTGTCCAAGACGCTCGCGGGCGACCCCGACGTGATCCTCGTCGGTGGTCCCTCGCAGCCCACGGCCATCGTCATCGAGGAGGCGCGCAAGCAGGGCTTCGAGGGCACCTTCATGATCCTCGACCAGGCGAAGTTCGAGGAGCTGGAGAAGTTCACCGACCCCGAGAACCTCAACAACTCGGTCGGGATCGCCCCGTTGACGGAGTTCGAGGGGACCGCGGACTGGATCAAGCGGTACGAGGACAAGTACGGCTCGGAGAAGCCGGTCAACGCGGACATCGCGCTGAACTACCAGGCCCTCCCGATCTTCATCAAGGCCATGGAGAAGGCCGGCACCACCGACGACCCCGCAGCCATCCGCGAGGCCATCGGCGAGAGCATCACCGAGGTCGACGAGAAGCAGCGCGTGGCTTTCGCCCCGAGCCGCATCAGCGACAAGGGCCACCTCCTCGCGGAGGACCTCGTGGCCGCCTACCGCACCGAGGACGGCAAGTACGAGGCCTTCCCCGTCGAGCAGCCCGAGGAATGA